In a genomic window of Muntiacus reevesi chromosome 1, mMunRee1.1, whole genome shotgun sequence:
- the LOC136158028 gene encoding olfactory receptor 2M4-like, which produces MKQRNESSITDFILLGLFSDSRHPGLLITIILFILVVAITGNSILALLIWGDAHLHTPMYFLLSQLSLMDLTLISTTVPKMVTDFFSGQSFISHIGCGAQIFFYVMLGVAECVLLTLMAFDRYLAICNPLRYSVIMTPRVCLQMTIGSWTGSMLISLMHTVYAMNFSTCDSRKIHHFFCEIMALLKLSCEDTSTYEKVALITGIVFLLIPFGLVLTSYILIFLTVLHMNSREGRNKALATCSSHLSVVSLYFGPAMIIYMTPGSSLPADVDQRLFVFDVIITPMLNPFIYSLRNKEVLGALRNILWRKLIFMKR; this is translated from the coding sequence ATGAAGCAAAGAAATGAATCCTCCATTACTGATTTCATTCTCCTGGGCCTCTTCTCAGACTCCAGGCATCCTGGCCTTCTCATCACCATAATTCTCTTTATTCTTGTGGTAGCCATCACTGGAAACTCAATCTTGGCCCTACTGATCTGGGGTGATGCCCATCTTCACACCCCTATGTATTTTCTACTCAGCCAGCTCTCTCTCATGGACCTCACCCTAATCTCCACCACTGTACCCAAGATGGTCACTGATTTCTTTTCTGGACAGAGTTTCATCTCTCACATTGGCTGTGgagcacaaatatttttttatgtgatGCTAGGAGTGGCTGAGTGTGTTCTCCTGACACTCATGGCCTTTGACCGCTATTTGGCCATCTGTAACCCTCTCAGATACTCAGTCATCATGACCCCCAGAGTATGTTTGCAAATGACCATTGGTTCATGGACTGGGAGTATGCTCATCTCCCTTATGCACACAGTTTATGCCATGAATTTCTCTACTTGTGACTCCAGAAAAATTCaccatttcttctgtgaaattATGGCCCTTCTGAAGCTCTCTTGTGAGGATACCTCAACCTATGAGAAGGTGGCATTAATAACTGGCATTGTTTTCCTGCTCATACCTTTTGGACTCGTCTTGACCTCCTACATCCTCATCTTTCTCACTGTCCTTCACATGAACTCCCGTGAGGGCAGAAACAAAGCTCTGGCCACATGCTCTTCCCATCTCAGTGTAGTGAGCCTCTACTTCGGTCCAGCTATGATCATCTACATGaccccaggttcctctctcccGGCAGATGTGGACCAGCGTCTCTTTGTGTTTGATGTTATCATCACCCCCATGCTCAACCCCTttatctacagcctgaggaacaaggAGGTACTGGGGGCTCTGAGGAACATTCTATGGAGAAAGTTGATATTTATGAAAAGATGa